One Pseudomonas tolaasii NCPPB 2192 genomic window carries:
- the cyoE gene encoding heme o synthase: protein MAALIGTRHRQAIWRDYLELTKPKVVVLMLITSLVGMFLATRAGVPWTVLVFGNLGIALCAGGAAAVNHVVDRRIDAVMARTHKRPMAEGRVSPVAALAFALFLAVAGLALLLAFTNPLAAWLTLASLLGYAVIYTGFLKRATPQNIVIGGLAGAAPPLLGWVAVTGHVSAEPLLLVLIIFAWTPPHFWALAIHRKEEYAKADIPMLPVTHGEHYTKVHILLYTFALLAVSLMPYVIHMSGLLYLACALVLGARFLQWACVLYRGTQPHAAINTFKYSIWYLLLLFIALLVDHYLLLNL from the coding sequence ATGGCGGCCCTGATCGGCACCCGTCACCGTCAGGCGATCTGGCGTGACTATCTGGAGCTGACCAAGCCGAAGGTGGTGGTGTTGATGCTCATCACCTCTTTGGTCGGTATGTTCCTTGCCACCCGCGCTGGAGTGCCCTGGACGGTACTTGTTTTCGGTAACTTGGGGATCGCCTTGTGTGCCGGTGGCGCGGCGGCGGTCAACCATGTGGTGGACCGGCGTATCGATGCGGTGATGGCGCGAACCCATAAGCGGCCGATGGCAGAAGGGCGCGTATCGCCGGTTGCTGCGCTGGCGTTTGCATTGTTTCTGGCTGTTGCCGGTTTGGCGTTGCTGCTGGCGTTTACCAACCCGTTGGCGGCCTGGCTGACGTTGGCGTCTCTGCTCGGCTATGCGGTGATCTACACCGGTTTTCTCAAGCGAGCGACGCCGCAAAACATCGTCATCGGTGGCCTCGCCGGTGCCGCGCCGCCCTTGTTGGGCTGGGTCGCTGTGACGGGTCATGTCAGCGCCGAGCCCTTGCTGCTGGTGTTGATCATCTTCGCCTGGACCCCGCCGCACTTCTGGGCCCTGGCCATTCACCGCAAGGAGGAATACGCCAAGGCCGACATTCCCATGCTGCCCGTCACCCACGGCGAGCATTACACCAAGGTGCATATCCTGCTCTACACCTTCGCCCTGCTGGCGGTGAGCCTGATGCCCTACGTCATCCACATGAGCGGCCTGTTGTACCTCGCCTGCGCGCTCGTATTGGGCGCGCGCTTTCTGCAATGGGCCTGTGTGCTGTACCGTGGCACCCAGCCGCACGCGGCGATCAACACGTTCAAGTACTCTATCTGGTACTTGTTGCTGCTGTTTATCGCCCTGCTCGTAGACCACTACTTACTGTTGAACCTATGA
- a CDS encoding SCO family protein gives MTRTQKTVFILVAIVALIMGLTVNKVLSGRGQGDPTALIDAGIILLPQSRQLPPVTMTNQDGQPVVVNELKGKWSLLFFGYTFCPDICPTTLAQLRQIKSELPKEAVDNLQVILVSVDPNRDTPAQLKQYLGYFDPQFEGLTGANVDDVQKVSNAVSIPFIPADTSKPNYTVDHSGNLAVIGPDGTQRGFIRAPLNNQKLVVQLPMLLQRK, from the coding sequence ATGACCCGAACTCAAAAAACCGTCTTTATCCTGGTGGCCATCGTCGCGTTGATCATGGGCCTGACCGTCAACAAAGTACTCTCGGGCAGAGGCCAGGGCGACCCCACCGCGCTGATCGATGCCGGCATCATCCTGCTGCCGCAAAGCCGTCAGTTGCCGCCCGTGACCATGACCAATCAAGACGGCCAGCCGGTGGTGGTCAACGAGCTGAAAGGCAAGTGGAGCCTGCTGTTCTTTGGCTACACCTTCTGCCCGGACATTTGCCCGACCACCCTCGCCCAACTTCGCCAGATCAAGAGCGAGCTGCCCAAAGAGGCTGTGGATAACCTGCAGGTGATTCTGGTCAGCGTCGACCCGAACCGCGACACCCCGGCACAGCTCAAGCAATACCTGGGCTACTTCGACCCGCAATTTGAAGGCTTGACCGGCGCGAATGTGGACGATGTACAGAAGGTCTCGAATGCCGTGAGCATCCCGTTCATTCCGGCCGACACCAGCAAGCCGAACTACACCGTGGACCACAGCGGCAACCTGGCGGTGATCGGGCCGGACGGCACGCAGCGCGGGTTTATTCGTGCGCCGTTGAATAACCAGAAGCTGGTGGTGCAACTGCCGATGCTGCTACAGCGTAAATAA
- a CDS encoding MetQ/NlpA family ABC transporter substrate-binding protein, with the protein MKKLLVAFAAVAAFSAHAAETITVAASPVPHAEILEFVKPALAKEGVDLQVKVFTDYVQPNVQVAEKRLDANFFQHQPYLDEFNKAKGTHLVSVGAVHLEPLGAYSSKYKKLDELPSGANVVIPNDATNGGRALLLLAKNGLITLKDPTNILSTIKDITGNPKNLKFRELEAATLPRVLTQVDLALINTNYALEAKLDPSKDALVIEGSDSPYVNILVTREDNKDSDAVKKLVAALHTPEVKQFIEEKYKGAIKPAF; encoded by the coding sequence ATGAAAAAACTACTGGTTGCTTTCGCTGCCGTTGCCGCTTTTTCGGCCCACGCCGCCGAGACCATCACGGTCGCCGCGTCGCCTGTGCCGCACGCGGAAATCCTCGAATTCGTGAAACCTGCGCTGGCCAAAGAAGGCGTGGATTTGCAGGTCAAGGTCTTCACCGACTACGTGCAGCCGAACGTACAGGTGGCTGAAAAGCGCCTGGACGCCAACTTCTTCCAGCACCAGCCGTACCTCGATGAGTTCAACAAGGCCAAGGGCACGCACCTGGTGAGCGTTGGCGCTGTGCACCTGGAGCCTCTGGGCGCCTACTCCAGCAAATACAAGAAACTGGACGAGCTGCCGAGCGGTGCCAACGTCGTGATCCCGAACGACGCCACCAACGGCGGCCGTGCGCTGTTGCTGCTGGCCAAGAACGGTCTGATCACCCTGAAGGACCCGACGAACATCCTGTCGACCATCAAGGACATCACCGGCAATCCGAAAAACCTGAAATTCCGCGAACTGGAAGCCGCCACCCTGCCACGCGTGCTGACCCAGGTCGACCTGGCGCTGATCAACACCAACTACGCGCTGGAAGCCAAACTGGACCCGTCCAAGGACGCCCTGGTGATCGAAGGCAGCGACTCGCCTTACGTGAACATCCTGGTGACCCGCGAAGACAACAAGGATTCGGACGCCGTGAAGAAGCTGGTAGCCGCCCTGCACACGCCTGAAGTGAAGCAATTCATCGAAGAGAAGTACAAAGGCGCGATCAAGCCGGCGTTCTAA
- a CDS encoding methionine ABC transporter permease produces the protein MDILLSFFANIDWSEIWLATGDTMTMLFGSLLFTVVLGLPLGVLLFLTSPRQLFEQKGLYAFLSLIVNILRSLPFIILLIVMIPFTVLLTGTSLGVAGAIPPLVVGATPFFARLVETALREVDRGIIEATQSMGATTRQIITNALLPEARPGIFAAITVTAITLVSYTAMAGVVGAGGLGDLAIRFGYQRFQTDVMVVTVVMLLILVQILQTVGDKLVVHFSRK, from the coding sequence ATGGATATTTTGTTGAGTTTCTTCGCCAATATCGACTGGTCGGAAATCTGGCTCGCCACCGGCGACACCATGACCATGCTGTTCGGTTCGCTGCTGTTCACTGTGGTACTTGGTCTGCCGCTGGGCGTACTGTTGTTCCTCACCAGCCCGCGCCAGCTGTTCGAACAAAAGGGCCTGTACGCGTTTTTGTCGCTGATCGTGAACATCCTGCGCTCGCTGCCGTTCATCATTCTGTTGATCGTGATGATCCCGTTCACCGTCCTGCTCACCGGCACTTCGCTGGGCGTGGCCGGTGCGATTCCGCCGTTGGTCGTGGGCGCCACGCCATTCTTTGCGCGGTTGGTGGAAACCGCCTTGCGTGAAGTGGACCGCGGCATCATCGAAGCCACCCAGTCCATGGGTGCCACCACGCGCCAGATCATCACCAACGCCTTGCTGCCCGAAGCGCGCCCCGGCATTTTTGCAGCGATTACGGTGACGGCGATTACACTGGTTTCCTACACAGCGATGGCCGGTGTCGTCGGTGCCGGTGGCCTGGGTGACCTGGCGATCCGCTTTGGTTACCAGCGCTTCCAAACCGACGTGATGGTGGTCACCGTCGTGATGCTGTTGATCCTGGTGCAAATTCTGCAGACCGTCGGCGACAAGCTGGTGGTGCACTTTTCTCGAAAATAA
- a CDS encoding methionine ABC transporter ATP-binding protein: protein MIEFQNVHKTYRVAGRDIPALHPTSLRVENGQVFGLIGHSGAGKSTLLRLINRLEEPSGGQITVDGEEVTALDANGLRRFRQQVGMIFQHFNLLASKTVADNVALPLTLAGELSRKEIELRVAELLARVGLSDHAKKYPAQLSGGQKQRVGIARALATKPKILLCDEATSALDPQTTASVLKLLAEINRELKLTIVLITHEMDVIRRVCDQVAVMDAGVIVEQGSVADVFLHPQHPTTKRFVQEAEQVDEGEQRDVFAHVPGRIVRLTFQGEATYAPLLGTVARETGVDYSILAGRIDHIKDTPYGQLTLAVTGGDMEAAFARFTAADVHMEVLR from the coding sequence GTGATCGAGTTTCAAAACGTCCATAAAACCTACCGCGTTGCCGGTAGGGATATCCCCGCCCTGCACCCCACCAGCCTGCGCGTCGAAAACGGCCAGGTGTTTGGCCTGATCGGCCATTCGGGTGCGGGTAAAAGCACCCTGCTGCGCCTGATCAACCGCCTCGAAGAACCGAGCGGCGGCCAGATTACGGTTGATGGTGAAGAAGTCACCGCGCTGGACGCCAACGGCCTGCGCCGGTTCCGCCAGCAGGTGGGCATGATTTTCCAGCACTTCAACCTGCTGGCGTCCAAAACCGTCGCCGACAACGTGGCGCTGCCACTGACCCTGGCCGGCGAACTGTCGCGCAAGGAAATCGAGCTGCGCGTGGCTGAACTGCTCGCCCGTGTCGGCCTGTCGGACCACGCCAAAAAGTACCCGGCGCAGTTGTCCGGCGGCCAGAAGCAGCGCGTCGGCATCGCCCGCGCCCTGGCGACCAAGCCAAAAATCCTGCTGTGTGACGAAGCCACCAGCGCCCTCGACCCGCAGACCACCGCCTCAGTGCTGAAATTGCTGGCCGAGATCAACCGTGAGCTGAAGCTGACCATCGTGCTGATCACCCATGAAATGGACGTGATCCGCCGCGTCTGCGACCAGGTGGCCGTGATGGACGCCGGCGTCATCGTCGAGCAAGGCTCGGTGGCCGACGTGTTCCTGCACCCGCAGCACCCGACCACCAAACGCTTCGTGCAAGAAGCCGAGCAGGTCGATGAAGGCGAGCAACGCGATGTGTTCGCCCATGTGCCGGGCCGCATCGTGCGTCTGACGTTCCAGGGCGAAGCGACCTACGCGCCCTTGCTCGGTACCGTCGCCCGTGAAACGGGTGTGGACTACAGCATCCTCGCCGGTCGCATCGACCACATCAAAGACACGCCCTACGGCCAACTGACCCTCGCCGTGACCGGTGGGGACATGGAAGCCGCCTTCGCCCGCTTCACTGCGGCAGACGTCCACATGGAGGTTCTGCGCTAA